One Sandaracinaceae bacterium genomic window, TCGTCTTCCAGCGACAGCGCGATGAAGCCCGCGTGGTTGAGGATCACGGTCAGCAGGTTGTTGAAGTCGTGACGGATCGTCGCGGCGAAGCGGCCCAGCATCTCCATGCGTCGGCGTTGCTCGAGCTTCAGCTCCAGCTCCCGGCGAGCCGCGCGCGACGCCTCGATCGCCTCGAGCTTCTCCTGGAGCAGCTGGTTGGTCTCGACCAGCTCCGTGTAGAGCGCGCGAAGCTCGTCGGACGCGCGGCGCGAGCCCAGATCTCGGAGGATCCGCGCGATCCGCCCTCTCCGCCGCTCGGCGAGCCGGACCTGGACCACCACCTCGTCGGGACCGTCGGCCTCGAGCGTGATCTCGGCGGGCGGGGCGCCGACGAGGCGCGGCAGCTCGGCTGCGATCCCCGTCATCGCGAGCGCGAACGCGCGCGACAGCTTCACGTGCTCACGACCGCGCCACGAGACGCGCATGTCACGAGCGCCGAGCGTGTCGAGTCGCGCGTCGATGCCACGGAAGTAGAGCCCGTCCGGGCGCCACACGAACCGGGTCACCCACGCGAAGAGCGCCTGCTCCGACACGAACGCGCCCGCCGCGATCCCGACCGCGCGGAAGAGGGGCGACTCGAGCGCGAGCGCGCCCAGGCGTCGGGTGCCCTCGTCTCCGGCGAGCGCGCGGATCCGCTCGAGCAGGGCGTTGAAGCTCGACCACGGGATCCACGCCTGCGCCCGCCGCGCCCGCTGGAGATCGAAGTCGAGGTCCTCCTGTAGCTCCGCCGCCTTCAAGCCCAGCTTCCCCGCGAGGTCCACGATGGCGTCCACGTTGCGGCCCGAGACCCCCGCGTCCGCGCCGAGCGGCGGCTCGCCCAGGCGTCGGCGGGCCTCCTGGATCTCGGCGATCAGCGCCTCTCGCGACAGCGGCTCGCTCACGAGGGCGCCTCCTCGCCCGGGACCCGGTCGTTCGGGATGAGGATGTGCACCTCCGTGCCGTCCCCCGGGGCCGAACGGAGCCAGAGCGCGCCGCCGAGCTGACGCACGATGCCGAAGGCGCTCGAGAGGCCGAGCCCCCGCGCGCCCGCGTCGCTGCGCGTCGTGTAGAACGGCTCCAGCGCGCGCGTGCGGACCTCATCGGTCATGCCGCAGCCGTCGTCGACGAGCGTCAGCGAGGCGTGCATCGACGCGCGGACGCGGCGCGTCTTCGCCCGCCGCGCGTCGAGCTGCTCGCGCCCCGTCCGCACGACGAGCTCGCCCCCGTCCGGCATGGCCGCGCGCGCGTTCGAGACGAGGTCCACGAGGACGCGCTCGAGGCTGCGCGTGTCGGCCCGGACCCACCCGGTCTCACCGAGCTCGAAGCGCACCCGGATCGGCTCGCTCGCGGCGGAGGTCAAGAGCTCGCGTCGCTCCTCCACGAGGGCTCGCAGATCCACCCGCTCGATGTCCATCGGTTGCTGGCGGCCGACGGCGAGGAGCTGACGGCAGAGGGCCGCCGCCCGCTCGCTCGCCTCGCCGATCGCCGAGAGATCGCGCTGAGACGAGGGGTCAGCCAGCTGCGGCTCGAGCAGCGAGAGCTGGCCGAGGATGACGGTCAGCAGGTTGTTGAAGTCGTGCGCGACGCCGCCCGCGAAGCGCCCCACCGCCTCCATGCGCTCTTGCTCTTCGAGCTCGGCCTGCAGGATCGCGCGGGCGCGCTCGGAGGCCTCGAGCTCCCCGATCCGGCGGCGCAGCAGCTCGTTCTGCCCCGCGAGCTCTTCGCGCGCGTCACTCACCGCGCGCGCCGCCACCTGCGGCGTGAGGTTGTCGACCACGCTCAGCAGCCGGCGGAGGAGCCGCGGTCGCTCGTAGCGGATGCCGAACGACACGCTGCGCCCGAGCGGCTCGGCCGTCACGCGACGCGCTCCCGAGTCGGGGGTCTCCGGCGCGCCCTCGAGGAAGCCTCGCGTCGTCTCGACGAAGAGCGGGGGCAAGAGCTCTCCCGGCGGCGGCGTCATGAGGACCTCGAGCCGGTCGCTCCCGGTCCGACGGATCTCCACCTCGAACCCGCGAAAGAGCACGCCCCCCGGTCCGACCGCGAGGCGCTTCATGCCCGCGAGGGCCAGCTCGATGGGAGAGAAAGGGCCCGCGCCCACACGCAGGAATTGCAGCACGGGAGAGCTCAGCGCCGCGCGCCCGGCCGCGCGCGCTTCGCCGCTCTCCGCGAGCGGCTCGAGGGCACGTGCGATGGCGCAGTATTCCTCCCACGTCCACCAGCGTCGGCGCCGCCGCACGGCGACCGGG contains:
- a CDS encoding ATP-binding protein, giving the protein MSSGGVEAWSREQLEAELARLREAERAREEDDADEQPEPREAISWRVTRGVLELLERRVEPRVIDALLEDAGLDPVAVRRRRRWWTWEEYCAIARALEPLAESGEARAAGRAALSSPVLQFLRVGAGPFSPIELALAGMKRLAVGPGGVLFRGFEVEIRRTGSDRLEVLMTPPPGELLPPLFVETTRGFLEGAPETPDSGARRVTAEPLGRSVSFGIRYERPRLLRRLLSVVDNLTPQVAARAVSDAREELAGQNELLRRRIGELEASERARAILQAELEEQERMEAVGRFAGGVAHDFNNLLTVILGQLSLLEPQLADPSSQRDLSAIGEASERAAALCRQLLAVGRQQPMDIERVDLRALVEERRELLTSAASEPIRVRFELGETGWVRADTRSLERVLVDLVSNARAAMPDGGELVVRTGREQLDARRAKTRRVRASMHASLTLVDDGCGMTDEVRTRALEPFYTTRSDAGARGLGLSSAFGIVRQLGGALWLRSAPGDGTEVHILIPNDRVPGEEAPS